Proteins from one Capricornis sumatraensis isolate serow.1 chromosome 2, serow.2, whole genome shotgun sequence genomic window:
- the RNASE12 gene encoding probable inactive ribonuclease-like protein 12: MILMVIIFLVLLFWENELDEEAMAATLEQLHVDYPQSDIPIRYCNHMVIQRVIKEPNNTCIKEHFFIHERPRNINSVCSSPRRVTCQNHAPSLCFLSEIKFKMTVCKLTEGTRYPACNYRVFATEGFIVVTCDDMGPAKIQRYTE, from the coding sequence ATGATACTAATGGTGATAATCTTCCTGGTGCTTCTGTTCTGGGAAAATGAGCTGGATGAGGAAGCAATGGCGGCCACTTTAGAGCAGTTGCATGTGGATTACCCTCAGAGTGACATTCCGATAAGGTACTGCAACCACATGGTCATACAAAGAGTCATCAAGGAACCCAACAACACCTGCATAAAAGAACATTTCTTCATCCATGAGAGGCCTCGAAACATCAATAGTGTTTGCAGTTCTCCCAGGAGGGTGACTTGCCAAAACCATGCCCCCAGTCTCTGCTTCTTGAGTGAAATCAAGTTCAAAATGACAGTCTGTAAGCTCACTGAAGGCACCAGATATCCTGCCTGCAACTACCGTGTTTTCGCCACAGAGGGGTTTATTGTTGTCACTTGTGATGACATGGGGCCAGCTAAAATCCAGAGATACACTGAGTAA